A DNA window from Buttiauxella agrestis contains the following coding sequences:
- a CDS encoding LysR family transcriptional regulator → MNYSPESLEAFVQAVETGSFSAAARKLKKSQSTISSAIANLEADLGVMLFDRQSRQPVLTDQGKHILPYIQSIMAASERLNEVSVRLAGNVEPRLSFVLSDVWQTSHHESILQRFSQRFPDIEFECLIAEDEDVIDLIQIGRAHVGVLRVQPRYPVDVTVARLQVGAEMAIYIHRQHELARLPAVEMDTLQTVRQLSLSTFTDPTRNKSGGPTWSSPSLLMLLEMAEQGFGWGILPRWLVEQFGHDVLRELPVAGWPQRIDVDVLWSNKTPPGPAGRWMIDQLRAQN, encoded by the coding sequence ATGAATTACTCCCCCGAATCCCTGGAAGCCTTTGTGCAGGCGGTAGAAACCGGTTCGTTTTCTGCGGCGGCGCGCAAACTGAAGAAAAGCCAGTCAACGATAAGCAGCGCCATTGCCAATCTGGAAGCCGATTTGGGAGTGATGCTGTTTGATCGCCAGAGCCGCCAGCCGGTTTTGACCGACCAGGGGAAACACATTTTGCCCTACATCCAGTCGATTATGGCGGCAAGCGAAAGGCTGAATGAAGTCTCAGTGCGCCTGGCGGGAAATGTCGAGCCGCGCCTGAGTTTTGTGCTGTCGGATGTGTGGCAAACTTCGCATCACGAGTCGATTCTCCAGCGGTTTTCACAACGTTTTCCGGATATCGAATTTGAGTGCTTGATTGCTGAAGATGAAGACGTTATCGACCTGATTCAGATTGGCCGTGCCCATGTTGGCGTGCTGCGCGTGCAGCCTCGTTACCCGGTGGATGTGACGGTGGCGCGTTTGCAGGTCGGGGCGGAAATGGCGATTTATATTCACCGCCAGCATGAGTTAGCCCGCTTGCCTGCCGTCGAGATGGACACCTTGCAAACCGTGCGTCAGCTCAGTTTGAGCACCTTTACCGATCCGACGCGCAATAAAAGCGGCGGCCCGACGTGGTCGTCACCGTCATTGCTGATGCTGCTGGAGATGGCGGAGCAAGGTTTTGGCTGGGGTATTTTGCCGCGTTGGCTGGTGGAGCAGTTTGGTCACGATGTTTTGCGGGAGTTGCCCGTCGCGGGCTGGCCGCAGCGGATTGACGTGGATGTGTTGTGGTCGAACAAAACACCGCCTGGCCCCGCCGGGCGCTGGATGATTGACCAGCTGCGGGCGCAGAATTAA
- a CDS encoding peptidase U32 family protein, whose protein sequence is MRLHANHLELLSPARDTAIAREAILHGADAVYIGGPGFGARHNAGNSLQDLAELVPFAHRYGAKIFVTLNTILHDNELEPARRMIHDLYQIGVDALIVQDMGVLEMDLPPIELHASTQCDIRSAEKAKFLSDAGFSQIVLARELNLNQIRAIHENIDATIEFFIHGALCVAYSGQCNISHAQTGRSANRGDCSQACRLPYTLKDDQGRVVAYEKHLLSMKDNDQSANLAALVDAGVRSFKIEGRYKDMSYVKNITSYYRQLLDELMEQRTDLVRASSGVTSHFFIPSPDKTFHRGSTDYFVNERKIDIGAFDSPKFIGLPVGEVLKVGKDFLDVNVTDTLTNGDGLNVLIKRDIVGFRANTVEKTGKNQYRVWPNEMPDTLKNVRPNHPLNRNLDHNWQQALTKTSSERRIRVDLELGGWEEQLVLTATCEDGVSVTKTLEGQFEVANNPEKAYSSLRDSLAKLGQTMYQARKVDLNLPAPLFVPNSQLNQLRREVIDALTDARLEQYQRGTRKPVSVPAPVYPEDHLTFLANVYNHKAREFYQRYGVKLIDAAYEAHEEKGEVPVMITKHCLRFAFNLCPKQAKGSVKSWKATPMQLVHQDEVLTLKFDCRPCEMHVIGKMKNHILKMPLPGSDIVASISPDELLKTMPKRK, encoded by the coding sequence ATGCGCCTGCACGCCAATCATCTTGAATTACTCAGCCCCGCCCGTGATACCGCCATCGCCCGCGAAGCCATTTTGCATGGTGCGGATGCGGTCTACATTGGTGGCCCTGGTTTTGGCGCTCGCCATAATGCCGGTAACAGCCTACAGGATCTCGCAGAACTGGTGCCTTTTGCTCACCGTTATGGGGCGAAGATTTTCGTTACGCTTAACACCATTTTGCATGACAACGAACTCGAACCTGCGCGCCGTATGATTCACGACCTGTACCAGATTGGTGTCGATGCGCTGATTGTGCAGGATATGGGCGTGCTGGAAATGGATCTGCCGCCGATTGAGCTGCACGCCAGCACCCAGTGCGACATTCGCAGCGCAGAAAAAGCAAAATTCTTGTCCGATGCGGGTTTCTCGCAAATCGTTTTGGCACGAGAGTTGAACCTCAATCAAATCCGCGCAATCCATGAAAATATCGATGCGACGATTGAGTTCTTCATTCATGGTGCGCTCTGCGTGGCGTATTCCGGGCAATGTAATATTTCTCACGCTCAGACCGGACGCAGCGCAAACCGTGGTGATTGCTCCCAGGCTTGCCGCTTGCCGTACACGCTTAAAGACGATCAAGGCCGCGTCGTGGCTTATGAAAAACACCTGCTGTCGATGAAAGATAACGACCAGAGCGCCAACCTGGCGGCACTGGTTGATGCGGGTGTGCGCTCCTTCAAGATTGAAGGGCGTTACAAAGATATGAGCTATGTGAAAAACATCACCTCTTATTATCGTCAGTTGCTGGATGAATTAATGGAGCAGCGCACCGATCTGGTTCGTGCTTCTTCCGGCGTGACCTCGCACTTCTTTATCCCATCGCCGGATAAAACCTTCCATCGTGGCAGCACCGACTACTTCGTTAACGAGCGCAAAATCGATATCGGCGCGTTTGATTCCCCGAAATTCATCGGCCTGCCAGTGGGCGAAGTGCTGAAAGTCGGCAAAGATTTTCTTGATGTGAATGTCACCGATACGCTGACCAACGGCGATGGGCTGAATGTCCTCATCAAGCGTGATATCGTCGGTTTCCGTGCCAATACCGTAGAAAAAACCGGTAAAAATCAGTATCGCGTCTGGCCTAATGAAATGCCGGACACGCTGAAAAACGTGCGTCCGAACCATCCGCTTAACCGTAACCTTGACCATAACTGGCAACAGGCGTTGACCAAAACCTCCAGCGAGCGCCGCATCAGAGTGGATCTGGAACTCGGCGGTTGGGAAGAACAACTGGTGTTGACCGCGACCTGCGAAGACGGCGTGAGCGTGACGAAAACGCTGGAAGGGCAGTTCGAGGTGGCGAACAACCCGGAAAAAGCGTATTCCAGCCTGCGTGATAGCCTGGCGAAACTCGGCCAGACCATGTATCAGGCTCGTAAAGTTGACCTGAATCTGCCTGCGCCGTTATTCGTGCCAAACAGCCAGCTCAACCAACTGCGCCGTGAAGTGATTGATGCGCTGACGGATGCGCGTCTTGAGCAATATCAGCGTGGCACCCGCAAACCGGTGAGCGTTCCCGCACCGGTTTACCCGGAAGATCACCTCACTTTCCTGGCGAACGTTTACAACCACAAAGCGCGTGAGTTTTACCAACGTTACGGCGTGAAACTGATCGATGCCGCTTATGAAGCGCACGAAGAGAAGGGCGAAGTGCCGGTGATGATCACCAAACACTGCCTGCGTTTTGCGTTTAACCTGTGCCCGAAACAGGCGAAAGGTTCGGTAAAAAGCTGGAAAGCGACGCCGATGCAACTGGTGCATCAGGATGAAGTGTTAACGCTGAAATTCGATTGCCGCCCGTGTGAGATGCACGTGATTGGCAAGATGAAGAATCACATTCTGAAGATGCCATTGCCGGGCAGCGATATTGTGGCGTCGATTAGCCCCGATGAATTATTGAAGACGATGCCGAAGCGCAAATAA